The following coding sequences are from one Pseudonocardia sp. HH130630-07 window:
- a CDS encoding DUF5318 family protein: MLSPRQVVDYALQRRALLVDVRAGRVGPEEVCDAGAYLHRAARFHGTPVDQTCPMCGREQLDQVSWVFGESLRHVSGSARSSADLEQLAATTAEFTVHVVEVCRTCGWNHLVRSYVLGTGRRQRRGPRTAGG; the protein is encoded by the coding sequence GTGCTCAGCCCGCGACAGGTGGTGGACTACGCCCTGCAGCGCCGCGCGCTGCTGGTCGACGTCCGCGCCGGCCGGGTCGGTCCGGAGGAGGTGTGCGACGCCGGTGCTTACCTGCATCGCGCCGCCCGATTCCACGGCACCCCGGTCGACCAGACCTGCCCGATGTGCGGCAGGGAGCAGCTCGACCAGGTCTCCTGGGTGTTCGGGGAGAGTCTCCGGCACGTCTCGGGATCGGCGCGTTCGAGCGCGGACCTGGAGCAGTTGGCCGCCACCACCGCCGAGTTCACGGTGCACGTGGTCGAGGTGTGCCGGACCTGCGGCTGGAACCATCTGGTCCGGTCGTACGTCCTCGGTACCGGCCGGCGTCAGCGCCGCGGCCCCAGGACCGCAGGTGGCTGA
- a CDS encoding transglycosylase domain-containing protein — translation MNDERDPRRAPAPGPPPHPGRPLPPPAPRPGAGQRPGGPPPPPPQRPGPPPGRPAGGRPPGPPPGARPPGPPPGPRPGPPPSQPPPSQAPPPLLTHDDSGVGHFGPVSQPFPAQQPPPQTAAMGPGPDRTGRNGGGGPPGRTDGSRPGDGGDGRRPGRRRRIRNWLLGLAALAVVGPLVAFAIGWLVIPVPTADEIAVTQVSTFTYTDGAPLATVRPDNVNRISVPLDQVPVHVQQAVLAAEDRSFFSNPGFDISGIGRAVLNQLTGGSGGGSTITQQYIKVTTGNDQYSLFRKFREVVLAAKMSKDMTKEQILENYLNAIYLGRGAYGVQAAAQAYFGKNVADLTPSEGAMIAGLIQSPSRWDPAKNLETSQKRWTFVLDGMVAQGWMAAGERSQQQFPQWRESSGNEGGGIPGDDRGHIYNAARAELDRLGISETEINTQGLTVTTTIDPKAQENAAEAAQEVMEGQPDNLRTSLVSVDPKTGAVLAYYGGDNGVGLDYASVLKQPGSSFKPFVLAAALQAPDPIGLGATYDGSSPQELAGTRVTNSEGVSCANCSVKTAMTQSINTVFYRMGLDVGPQKVAEAAHQAGIPADLLPNPTGGISLGDREVHPEDMAAAYATFAADGTRREPFLVSRVTASDGRVVYERGSTDTGQQVMESEVARNVTESMTDVAGSSRIALSGGRPVAVKTGTVQSATEGQNNDAWTVGYTPSVSTAVWVGTDDNTPIRNSSGQAIYGRMLPGSIWQSFMDGVLDGTPVEQFSGFQPIGQAPAREASTGDGEQSGDRNGEDGERSGRDGSEDGRGDSGRDESGRGDEDGSSGDGDSGRGDGGDSGDEGGRGDGGGDSGGDGGGDSGGDGGGDGGSGRDDGGDGGGGN, via the coding sequence GTGAACGACGAGCGCGACCCCCGGCGGGCCCCCGCCCCCGGCCCCCCGCCGCATCCCGGCCGCCCGCTCCCGCCCCCGGCTCCCCGGCCCGGTGCGGGGCAGCGACCGGGCGGCCCGCCGCCGCCCCCGCCGCAGCGTCCCGGACCGCCACCCGGCCGTCCGGCCGGCGGGCGTCCTCCCGGCCCGCCGCCGGGCGCCCGCCCGCCGGGCCCGCCGCCCGGTCCCCGGCCGGGCCCGCCGCCGTCGCAGCCGCCACCGTCCCAGGCCCCGCCGCCGCTGCTGACCCACGACGACTCCGGCGTCGGGCACTTCGGCCCGGTCAGCCAGCCGTTCCCGGCCCAGCAGCCGCCGCCGCAGACCGCGGCGATGGGGCCGGGACCGGATCGGACCGGTCGCAACGGCGGTGGCGGGCCACCCGGGCGCACCGACGGCAGCCGTCCCGGCGACGGCGGCGACGGCAGGCGCCCGGGCCGCCGGCGCCGGATCCGGAACTGGCTGCTCGGGCTGGCCGCGCTCGCGGTCGTCGGCCCGCTGGTCGCGTTCGCGATCGGCTGGCTGGTCATCCCGGTGCCCACCGCCGACGAGATCGCGGTCACCCAGGTCTCGACGTTCACCTACACCGACGGCGCGCCGCTGGCGACCGTCCGCCCGGACAACGTCAACCGGATCAGCGTCCCGCTGGACCAGGTCCCGGTGCACGTCCAGCAGGCGGTGCTGGCGGCCGAGGACCGGTCCTTCTTCTCCAACCCCGGCTTCGACATCAGCGGCATCGGGCGGGCGGTGCTCAACCAGCTCACCGGCGGCAGCGGTGGCGGCTCGACGATCACCCAGCAGTACATCAAGGTGACCACCGGCAACGACCAGTACTCGCTGTTCCGCAAGTTCCGCGAGGTGGTGCTCGCGGCGAAGATGTCCAAGGACATGACCAAGGAGCAGATCCTCGAGAACTACCTCAACGCGATCTACCTCGGCCGTGGGGCCTACGGCGTGCAGGCGGCGGCCCAGGCGTACTTCGGGAAGAACGTCGCGGACCTGACCCCGTCCGAGGGCGCGATGATCGCCGGGCTGATCCAGTCGCCGTCCCGGTGGGACCCGGCGAAGAACCTGGAGACCTCCCAGAAGCGCTGGACGTTCGTGCTCGACGGGATGGTGGCCCAGGGCTGGATGGCGGCCGGGGAGCGCTCCCAGCAGCAGTTCCCGCAGTGGCGGGAGTCCTCGGGCAACGAGGGCGGCGGGATCCCCGGCGACGACCGCGGGCACATCTACAACGCCGCCCGTGCCGAGCTCGACCGGCTCGGGATCTCCGAGACCGAGATCAACACCCAGGGCCTCACGGTCACCACGACGATCGACCCGAAGGCCCAGGAGAACGCCGCCGAGGCCGCCCAGGAGGTCATGGAGGGCCAGCCCGACAACCTGCGCACCTCGCTGGTGTCGGTGGACCCGAAGACCGGGGCCGTCCTCGCCTACTACGGCGGGGACAACGGCGTCGGCCTGGACTACGCGAGCGTGCTCAAGCAGCCCGGGTCGTCGTTCAAGCCGTTCGTGCTGGCCGCGGCGTTGCAGGCACCGGACCCGATCGGGCTCGGCGCGACCTACGACGGGTCGTCGCCGCAGGAGCTGGCCGGGACCAGGGTCACCAACTCCGAGGGTGTGAGCTGCGCGAACTGCTCGGTCAAGACGGCCATGACGCAGTCGATCAACACCGTCTTCTACCGGATGGGCCTCGACGTGGGCCCGCAGAAGGTCGCCGAGGCCGCGCACCAGGCCGGTATCCCGGCGGACCTGCTCCCCAACCCCACCGGCGGCATCTCGCTGGGTGACCGCGAGGTGCACCCGGAGGACATGGCGGCCGCCTACGCGACGTTCGCCGCGGACGGCACGCGGCGCGAGCCGTTCCTGGTGTCGCGGGTGACGGCGAGCGACGGCCGGGTGGTCTACGAGCGCGGGTCGACCGACACCGGGCAGCAGGTCATGGAGTCCGAGGTGGCGCGCAACGTCACCGAGTCGATGACCGACGTCGCGGGGTCCTCGCGGATCGCGCTGAGCGGCGGCCGCCCGGTCGCGGTCAAGACCGGGACGGTGCAGAGCGCGACCGAGGGCCAGAACAACGACGCGTGGACCGTCGGCTACACGCCGTCGGTGTCCACGGCGGTCTGGGTCGGCACCGACGACAACACCCCGATCCGGAACTCCTCGGGGCAGGCGATCTACGGCCGGATGCTGCCCGGCTCGATCTGGCAGTCGTTCATGGACGGCGTGCTGGACGGCACCCCGGTCGAGCAGTTCTCCGGGTTCCAGCCGATCGGGCAGGCCCCGGCGCGGGAGGCGTCCACCGGTGACGGCGAGCAGTCGGGCGACCGCAACGGTGAGGACGGCGAGCGGTCCGGCCGGGACGGGTCCGAGGACGGGCGCGGCGACTCCGGCCGGGACGAGAGCGGCCGCGGCGACGAGGACGGCTCGTCCGGCGACGGCGACTCCGGTCGTGGCGACGGCGGCGACTCCGGCGACGAGGGCGGCCGGGGCGACGGCGGCGGCGACTCCGGCGGCGACGGTGGCGGCGACTCCGGTGGTGACGGCGGTGGCGACGGCGGCTCGGGCCGCGACGACGGTGGCGACGGCGGGGGCGGCAACTGA
- a CDS encoding glycosyltransferase family 87 protein, with protein sequence MEYPVVTGFFQYLNAQLTDGWLWLADRLPLPGALAVVVYFDITAVWLAAAWLTVVWAVLALRPERPWDAALVALSPLVVVHAFTNFDTLTVALATGGLLALRRDRPGWAGVLIGLGAAAKLYPALLLLPILLVGLRRRGDGGLPRAVRVIAAAAVTWLAVNLPVALAWWPGWSEFFTLNRTRPADPDSIWFALSTFTGWSGFDGQLADGAAPAVLNAVTAALMALAFAAIAWLAWRAPRPPAVAELGFLVVAAFLLLNKVWSPQYSLWLVPLAVLALPRWRLLLAWMTVDALVWVPRMLQYLGEDAKGLPIEPFLVTVLVRDAVVVALCVLVVRQVLRREPAPDRDPDPVWPRRPVPVAAG encoded by the coding sequence ATGGAGTACCCGGTGGTCACCGGGTTCTTCCAGTACCTGAACGCCCAGCTCACCGACGGCTGGCTCTGGCTGGCGGACCGGCTGCCGCTGCCCGGGGCGCTCGCCGTCGTCGTGTACTTCGACATCACCGCGGTGTGGCTGGCGGCCGCCTGGCTAACGGTGGTCTGGGCGGTGCTGGCCCTGCGGCCCGAACGGCCGTGGGACGCCGCGCTGGTCGCGCTGTCCCCGCTGGTCGTCGTGCACGCGTTCACCAACTTCGACACGCTGACCGTCGCGCTCGCCACCGGCGGCCTGCTGGCCCTGCGCCGGGACCGGCCCGGCTGGGCGGGGGTGCTGATCGGGCTCGGTGCCGCGGCGAAGCTCTACCCGGCTCTGCTCCTGCTGCCGATCCTGCTGGTCGGCCTGCGCCGGCGCGGCGACGGCGGGCTGCCGCGGGCGGTCCGGGTGATCGCGGCGGCGGCCGTCACCTGGCTCGCGGTGAACCTCCCGGTCGCACTGGCCTGGTGGCCGGGCTGGTCGGAGTTCTTCACGCTGAACCGCACCCGCCCCGCGGACCCGGACTCGATCTGGTTCGCGCTGTCGACGTTCACCGGCTGGTCCGGGTTCGACGGGCAGCTGGCCGACGGTGCGGCCCCGGCCGTGCTCAACGCGGTGACGGCGGCGCTGATGGCGCTCGCGTTCGCCGCGATCGCCTGGCTGGCGTGGCGGGCACCCCGCCCACCGGCCGTCGCCGAGCTGGGCTTCCTCGTGGTGGCGGCCTTCCTGCTGCTCAACAAGGTGTGGAGCCCGCAGTACTCGCTGTGGCTGGTGCCGCTCGCCGTGCTGGCCCTGCCGCGCTGGCGGTTGCTGCTGGCCTGGATGACGGTGGACGCGCTGGTCTGGGTGCCGCGGATGCTCCAGTACCTCGGGGAGGACGCGAAGGGCCTGCCGATCGAGCCGTTCCTGGTCACCGTGCTGGTGCGGGACGCCGTGGTGGTCGCGTTGTGCGTGCTCGTCGTACGCCAGGTGCTGCGGCGGGAACCGGCGCCGGACCGCGACCCGGACCCGGTGTGGCCGCGCCGGCCGGTCCCGGTCGCGGCGGGCTGA
- a CDS encoding NUDIX hydrolase has product MGDGAAVPEQVPEQVADRLRERVRDALAVLGPEQRIAATEAERAGRRPAAVTMTLLPVPGATGTGPLAQEVAFVLTRRARSLRAHSGQWALPGGRIDAGETAEQAGRREVAEEVGLDLGPDRVLGLLDDYPTRSGYVITPVVLWAGGAGEPVPNPDEVAELHRPPLAEIDGEPRFLTIPESDAPVIQVPLFDRFVHAPTGAVLHQFREVVLHGRRTRVAHLEQPVFAWR; this is encoded by the coding sequence ATGGGCGACGGCGCGGCAGTACCGGAGCAGGTCCCGGAGCAGGTGGCCGACCGGTTGCGCGAGCGGGTCCGCGACGCGCTGGCCGTGCTCGGGCCGGAGCAGCGGATCGCCGCGACCGAGGCCGAACGGGCCGGGCGGCGACCGGCCGCCGTCACGATGACGTTGCTGCCGGTGCCCGGCGCCACCGGGACGGGCCCGCTGGCGCAGGAGGTCGCGTTCGTCCTGACCCGCCGGGCCCGCTCGCTGCGGGCGCACTCCGGGCAGTGGGCGCTGCCGGGCGGCCGGATCGACGCCGGTGAGACGGCCGAGCAGGCCGGGCGGCGGGAGGTTGCCGAGGAGGTCGGGCTCGACCTCGGCCCGGACCGGGTGCTGGGCCTGCTCGACGACTACCCGACCCGCTCCGGCTACGTGATCACGCCGGTCGTGCTGTGGGCCGGGGGTGCCGGGGAACCGGTGCCGAACCCGGACGAGGTCGCCGAGCTGCACCGGCCCCCGCTGGCGGAGATCGACGGCGAGCCCCGGTTCCTGACGATCCCGGAGTCCGACGCCCCGGTGATCCAGGTGCCGCTGTTCGACCGGTTCGTGCACGCCCCCACCGGAGCGGTGCTCCACCAGTTCCGCGAGGTCGTCCTGCACGGCAGGCGCACCAGGGTGGCGCACCTGGAACAGCCGGTGTTCGCCTGGCGGTGA
- a CDS encoding deoxyribonuclease IV, which translates to MQIGAHVRDAEDPLAAAGEVGAEVIQLFLSDPQGWKKPPPHPRAAELAGSDVAVVVHAPYVANVASTNNRIRIPSRKIVQQHLAGAAEVGAFGLVVHGGHVTAGEDPATGVDNWRKFVERQAGEHGFDVPVLIENTAGGDNAMARRFDALARLWDAVGEFGVGFCLDTCHAFAGGEELAGIVERTRAITGRIDLIHLNNSRDPFDSARDRHANIDSGTIPPDELAAVVAEAGAPVVVETPAEGQARDIAFLRGAVVA; encoded by the coding sequence ATGCAGATCGGAGCGCACGTCCGGGACGCCGAGGATCCGCTGGCCGCGGCCGGTGAGGTGGGCGCCGAGGTGATCCAGCTGTTCCTGTCCGACCCCCAGGGCTGGAAGAAGCCGCCGCCGCACCCGCGGGCCGCCGAGCTGGCCGGCTCCGACGTGGCGGTGGTGGTGCACGCCCCCTACGTCGCGAACGTCGCCTCGACGAACAACCGGATCCGCATCCCGTCGCGCAAGATCGTCCAGCAGCACCTGGCCGGTGCGGCGGAGGTCGGCGCGTTCGGGCTGGTGGTGCACGGCGGGCACGTGACCGCGGGCGAGGACCCGGCCACCGGCGTCGACAACTGGCGCAAGTTCGTGGAGCGCCAGGCCGGCGAGCACGGGTTCGACGTACCGGTCCTGATCGAGAACACCGCTGGCGGCGACAACGCGATGGCCCGCCGGTTCGACGCGCTCGCCCGGCTCTGGGACGCGGTCGGGGAGTTCGGGGTCGGTTTCTGCCTCGACACCTGCCACGCCTTCGCCGGCGGCGAGGAACTGGCCGGGATCGTGGAGCGCACCAGGGCCATCACCGGCCGGATCGACCTGATCCACCTCAACAACTCGCGCGACCCGTTCGACTCCGCACGGGACCGGCACGCGAACATCGACTCCGGGACGATCCCGCCGGACGAGCTGGCCGCCGTCGTGGCCGAGGCCGGGGCACCGGTCGTGGTGGAGACGCCGGCCGAGGGACAGGCCCGCGACATCGCGTTCCTGCGCGGCGCGGTCGTCGCCTGA
- the rpsF gene encoding 30S ribosomal protein S6 gives MRHYEVMVILDGSLDERTVQPSLEQFLTVVKSDGGSVEKIEVWGKRRLAYEIRKQSEAIYAVVEIAAEPATVTELDRQLGLNESVLRTKVLRKDLTRTPAPAAD, from the coding sequence ATGCGTCATTACGAGGTCATGGTCATCCTCGACGGAAGCCTGGACGAGCGCACCGTGCAGCCGTCCCTGGAGCAGTTCCTCACCGTCGTGAAGAGCGACGGCGGATCGGTCGAGAAGATCGAGGTCTGGGGCAAGCGCCGCCTGGCCTACGAGATCCGGAAGCAGAGCGAGGCCATCTACGCGGTCGTCGAGATCGCCGCGGAGCCGGCCACGGTCACCGAGCTGGACCGCCAGCTGGGTCTGAACGAGTCCGTGCTGCGCACCAAGGTGCTGCGCAAGGACCTCACCCGCACGCCGGCGCCCGCCGCAGACTGA
- a CDS encoding single-stranded DNA-binding protein: protein MAGETVITVVGNLTADPELRFTPSGAAVANFTVASTPRTFDRQSGEWKDGEALFLRCNIWRQAAENVAESLTRGARVVVQGRLRQRSFETKEGEKRTVVEMEVDEVGPSLRYATAKVNKVNRGGGSGGFGGGGGYDGGGSGFGGGGGQQGGGGNSGGGNSGGYDDPWGSAPPAGSGAASNDEPPF, encoded by the coding sequence ATGGCCGGAGAGACCGTGATCACCGTCGTGGGCAACCTGACGGCGGATCCCGAGCTGCGCTTCACACCCTCCGGCGCCGCGGTCGCCAACTTCACCGTCGCGTCCACCCCGCGCACCTTCGACCGCCAGTCCGGCGAGTGGAAGGACGGCGAGGCACTGTTCCTGCGCTGCAACATCTGGCGCCAGGCGGCGGAGAACGTCGCCGAGTCACTGACCCGCGGTGCGCGGGTCGTGGTCCAGGGCCGGCTCCGCCAGCGCTCCTTCGAGACGAAGGAGGGCGAGAAGCGCACCGTCGTGGAGATGGAGGTCGACGAGGTCGGCCCCTCGCTCCGCTACGCGACCGCCAAGGTCAACAAGGTCAACCGGGGCGGAGGCTCCGGTGGCTTCGGTGGCGGCGGCGGTTACGACGGCGGCGGTAGCGGCTTCGGCGGTGGCGGCGGCCAGCAGGGCGGCGGCGGCAACTCCGGGGGCGGCAACTCCGGCGGCTATGACGATCCCTGGGGTTCGGCCCCGCCCGCCGGCAGTGGCGCGGCGTCGAACGACGAACCCCCGTTCTGA
- the rpsR gene encoding 30S ribosomal protein S18, with the protein MAKAIVRKPKKKVCAFCKDKAQAIDYKDTGLLRKFISDRGKIRARRVTGNCRQHQRDVAVAVKNSREVALLPYTSTAR; encoded by the coding sequence ATGGCCAAGGCCATCGTGCGCAAGCCGAAGAAGAAGGTCTGCGCGTTCTGCAAGGACAAGGCGCAGGCGATCGACTACAAGGACACCGGCCTGCTGCGGAAGTTCATCTCCGACCGGGGCAAGATCCGGGCCCGCCGGGTGACCGGCAACTGCCGTCAGCACCAGCGGGACGTCGCCGTCGCGGTCAAGAACTCCCGCGAGGTGGCGCTGCTGCCCTACACCTCGACCGCGCGCTGA
- the rplI gene encoding 50S ribosomal protein L9, whose protein sequence is MKLILNADVPNLGAPGDIVEVKDGYGRNYLIPRKLAVVATRGSEKQVEQIRRARKVREIRDLGHAQQVDSQLKNLNVTVPAKSGANGRLFGSVTPLAVVDAVKAAGGPVLDKRTVDVPGHIKELGKHQVQVRLHPEVTTELAIAVVAAG, encoded by the coding sequence ATGAAGCTGATCCTCAACGCCGACGTCCCGAACCTGGGCGCGCCCGGCGACATCGTCGAGGTCAAGGACGGCTACGGCCGCAACTACCTGATCCCGCGCAAGCTCGCCGTCGTGGCCACCCGTGGCTCCGAGAAGCAGGTCGAGCAGATCCGCCGGGCCCGCAAGGTCCGCGAGATCCGGGACCTGGGGCACGCCCAGCAGGTCGACTCGCAGCTGAAGAACCTGAACGTCACGGTGCCGGCCAAGTCCGGTGCCAACGGGCGGCTGTTCGGCTCGGTCACCCCGCTCGCGGTCGTCGACGCGGTGAAGGCCGCCGGCGGCCCGGTGCTCGACAAGCGCACCGTCGACGTCCCGGGGCACATCAAGGAGCTCGGCAAGCACCAGGTGCAGGTCCGCCTGCACCCGGAGGTCACCACCGAGCTGGCGATCGCGGTCGTCGCAGCAGGCTGA
- the dnaB gene encoding replicative DNA helicase yields MALTDDRPTGRPRAVRDGEQSGSGDGGSGAFDRQPPQDLTAEQSVLGGMLLSKDAIADVVEVLRPEDFYRPAHQTVYETILDLYGRGEPADAVTVSAELQRRGELVRLGGAPYLHTLIATVPTAANAAYYAEIVGEKAILRRLVEAGTRIVQLGYHGNEGGEVEEVVDRAQAAVYEVTERTTTEDYTVLEELLQPTMDEIDAIASQGGVAAGVPTGFADLDAVTNGLHPGQMVVVAARPGLGKSTLGLDFARSCSIRNGMTSAFFSLEMSKSEIVMRLLSAEARIRLADMRAGRMSDEDWTRMARRMSEISEAPLYIDDSPNLTLMEIRAKARRMKQRNDLKLIILDYLQLMTSGRKVESRQQEVSEFSRQIKLIAKELEVPVVAMSQLNRGPEQRTDKRPMLSDLRESGSIEQDADMVVLLHRPDAFEQDDPRAGEADLILAKHRNGPTTTITVAHQLHYSRFSDLAHG; encoded by the coding sequence ATGGCTCTGACCGACGACCGTCCTACGGGCAGGCCCCGCGCCGTCCGGGACGGCGAGCAGTCCGGCTCGGGCGACGGCGGGAGCGGCGCCTTCGACCGGCAGCCGCCCCAGGACCTCACGGCGGAACAGTCCGTGCTCGGCGGCATGCTCCTGAGCAAGGACGCGATCGCCGACGTGGTGGAGGTGCTGCGGCCCGAGGACTTCTACCGGCCCGCGCACCAGACCGTCTACGAGACCATCCTGGATCTCTACGGCCGCGGTGAGCCGGCCGACGCGGTGACGGTGTCGGCGGAGCTGCAGCGCCGGGGCGAGCTCGTCCGGCTCGGCGGCGCGCCCTACCTGCACACCCTGATCGCGACCGTGCCGACCGCGGCGAACGCCGCCTACTACGCCGAGATCGTCGGCGAGAAGGCGATCCTGCGCCGGCTGGTCGAGGCGGGCACCCGGATCGTGCAGCTCGGGTACCACGGCAACGAGGGCGGCGAGGTCGAGGAGGTCGTCGACCGGGCGCAGGCCGCGGTCTACGAGGTCACCGAGCGCACCACCACCGAGGACTACACGGTGCTGGAGGAGCTGCTCCAGCCCACGATGGACGAGATCGACGCGATCGCCTCCCAGGGCGGGGTCGCGGCGGGCGTGCCGACCGGGTTCGCCGATCTCGACGCGGTGACCAACGGCCTGCACCCGGGCCAGATGGTCGTCGTCGCGGCCCGGCCGGGTCTGGGTAAGTCGACCCTCGGCCTGGACTTCGCTCGGTCGTGCTCCATCCGCAACGGCATGACCAGCGCGTTCTTCTCGCTGGAGATGAGCAAGTCCGAGATCGTGATGCGCCTGCTCTCGGCGGAGGCACGCATCCGGCTGGCCGACATGCGTGCGGGCCGGATGTCGGACGAGGACTGGACGCGGATGGCGCGGCGGATGTCGGAGATCTCCGAGGCGCCGCTCTACATCGACGACTCGCCGAACCTGACGCTGATGGAGATCCGGGCGAAGGCCCGCCGGATGAAGCAGCGCAACGACCTGAAACTGATCATCCTCGACTACCTGCAGCTGATGACCTCGGGCCGCAAGGTGGAGTCGCGGCAGCAGGAGGTCTCGGAGTTCTCCCGGCAGATCAAGCTGATCGCCAAGGAGCTCGAGGTGCCGGTCGTCGCGATGAGCCAGCTGAACCGTGGTCCCGAGCAGCGCACCGACAAGCGGCCGATGCTGTCGGACCTGCGTGAGTCCGGCTCGATCGAGCAGGACGCGGACATGGTGGTGCTCCTGCACCGGCCGGACGCGTTCGAGCAGGACGACCCGCGGGCCGGCGAGGCGGACCTGATCCTGGCCAAGCACCGTAACGGCCCCACGACCACGATCACCGTGGCGCACCAGCTGCACTACAGCCGGTTCTCCGACCTCGCCCACGGCTGA
- a CDS encoding dTDP-4-dehydrorhamnose 3,5-epimerase family protein produces the protein MQVVATVVPGALLLGPGRTGPGSGPVPDLSMFTLRRRRQPSRGAVHGLHGHLDEPVLVRVLSGAGYTAVIDARPDAGTFGRLAVTLVEDDAMLLVPPGCLYGVQAVAGETVVEVRAAVLPAEREQLRADPDDPDLNIRWLDPRPRRTPDDDRSWDALCSRLGAPPGPRRDRVSLW, from the coding sequence ATGCAGGTCGTGGCCACTGTCGTGCCGGGCGCGCTGCTGCTCGGCCCGGGGCGGACTGGGCCGGGCTCCGGCCCGGTCCCGGATCTGTCGATGTTCACGCTGCGTCGTCGTCGGCAACCGTCGCGTGGCGCCGTGCACGGGTTGCACGGCCATCTCGACGAGCCGGTGCTGGTCCGGGTGCTGTCCGGGGCCGGCTACACCGCCGTGATCGACGCCCGGCCCGACGCCGGGACGTTCGGCCGGCTCGCCGTCACCCTGGTCGAGGACGACGCGATGCTGCTCGTCCCGCCGGGCTGCCTGTACGGCGTGCAGGCCGTCGCCGGGGAGACCGTCGTCGAGGTGCGGGCGGCCGTCCTCCCCGCGGAGCGGGAGCAGCTGCGCGCCGATCCCGACGACCCGGACCTGAACATCCGCTGGCTGGATCCCCGCCCGCGCCGCACGCCGGACGACGACCGGTCCTGGGACGCGTTGTGCTCCCGGCTGGGCGCTCCACCCGGACCCCGCCGGGACCGCGTCTCCCTCTGGTGA
- a CDS encoding class I SAM-dependent methyltransferase — protein MGTVRMRCRCCGSVDGRTVLDLGEQPPWDRMPPVADPLPDPATPLRMWLCGSCGLAQLEIDADVTEEPAAVEPLAVLEQSDQAIDRLVREGVVGPGRRVVEFGSPHGGSWLPRLTGHGTTDAGRDAGPGTADLVVDVYGLLHEPDQGVALRRRAALLADGGTLALQLLPLDTLVRDGQWYDLRHGHHAYWSLTALAAALRAHGLGVHRAWWYPLSGGTLLVTARAGAEPDRETRRMLRESGGLDLTTPAGLAGLQDAADQAHRLRDWLAGQRRAGRMVAGYGAASRAVPLVCRAGLSADLLAAVGDAAPTRQGRRMPGTDVPIVSPAELAALRPDRVVLFVPELAGEVRAALPGVERDGGRWVVLDPAPRVLDPVVVAR, from the coding sequence GTGGGGACGGTGCGGATGCGGTGCCGCTGCTGCGGGTCCGTCGACGGGAGGACCGTCCTGGACCTCGGGGAACAGCCGCCGTGGGACCGCATGCCCCCGGTCGCCGACCCGCTCCCGGACCCGGCGACCCCGCTGCGCATGTGGTTGTGCGGATCCTGCGGGCTGGCCCAGCTCGAGATCGACGCCGACGTCACCGAGGAGCCGGCCGCCGTCGAACCGCTGGCGGTCCTCGAGCAGAGCGACCAGGCGATCGACCGGCTGGTGCGGGAGGGCGTGGTCGGTCCGGGCCGCCGGGTGGTCGAGTTCGGCAGCCCGCACGGCGGGTCCTGGCTCCCCCGGCTGACCGGCCACGGCACGACCGACGCCGGCCGGGACGCCGGACCGGGGACGGCGGACCTGGTCGTCGACGTCTACGGGCTGCTGCACGAACCGGACCAGGGGGTGGCCCTGCGCCGCCGGGCCGCGCTGCTCGCCGACGGCGGGACGCTCGCGCTGCAGCTCCTGCCGCTGGACACCCTCGTCCGCGACGGCCAGTGGTACGACCTGCGGCACGGCCACCACGCGTACTGGTCGCTCACGGCCCTGGCGGCCGCCCTGCGGGCGCACGGCCTGGGCGTGCACCGCGCGTGGTGGTACCCGCTGTCCGGCGGGACCCTGCTCGTCACCGCCCGGGCCGGTGCGGAACCGGACCGGGAGACCCGCCGGATGCTGCGGGAGTCCGGCGGGCTCGATCTCACCACCCCGGCCGGCCTCGCCGGGCTGCAGGACGCAGCGGACCAGGCCCACCGGCTCCGGGACTGGCTCGCCGGGCAGCGCCGGGCCGGCCGGATGGTCGCCGGCTACGGTGCGGCGTCCCGGGCGGTGCCGCTGGTCTGCCGGGCCGGGCTCTCCGCCGACCTGCTGGCGGCCGTCGGCGATGCCGCGCCGACCCGGCAGGGGCGCCGGATGCCGGGTACCGACGTGCCCATCGTCTCCCCCGCCGAGCTCGCCGCGCTGCGCCCGGACCGGGTCGTGCTGTTCGTGCCGGAACTGGCCGGCGAGGTGCGGGCCGCGCTGCCGGGCGTCGAGCGCGACGGTGGGCGGTGGGTCGTCCTCGACCCCGCCCCGAGGGTGCTCGACCCCGTGGTGGTCGCTCGCTGA